Proteins found in one Exiguobacterium sp. 9-2 genomic segment:
- the carB gene encoding carbamoyl-phosphate synthase (glutamine-hydrolyzing) large subunit, with amino-acid sequence MWDKQKVLVIGSGPIVIGQAAEFDYSGTQACQALREAGCEVILMNSNPATIMTDPSTADHVYIEAMTLEKAIAIIKQDRPSHLLATVGGQTALNLAMSLEEAGVLEQYGVELLGTSLETIRDGEDRERFKQKMIELAQPLPESQTIESLAELEEFMAVHGVPLVIRPAFTLGGTGGGIALTKDEARLLAQNGLQASPISQCLVEVSIAGYKEVEYEVMRDSADTTIIVCNMENIDPVGVHTGDSVVFAPIQSISDRMNQQLRTEARKIVSHLGVIGGCNIQFAIHPTEERYFVIEVNPRVSRSSALASKATGYPIAKLATRLALGERLDDCINPVTKETMASFEPTMDYITAKVPCFPFDLFTGSNRTLGTQMKATGESMAMGKTLEEALQKAWRGAGVEQSPLYPTWMKTAEAGVLWKEIKAPTDRRLLAMLALLDRQETTVEELVEQTKVQALFVKVLQRLVDQQQKIDLSNESSLKQTKMMGFTDEQIALLTGVGAVDIEHLRKEKGILPVYHMIDTCAGEFKSATPYFYGNWSGQTEVTASTKKKVAVIGAGPIRIGQGIEFDYCSVHAVRALQASGYETIMINNNPETVSTDFEVADRLYVEPLTLEDVMHVLEAEDCQDVLVQFGGQTGIALASGLETAGYNLLGTTAAVIDQMEDRERFYQFLDDIGIDRIPGQEVATHEQMIEVATTIGYPVMIRPSYVIGGKGMHIIHDQEQLETIVSELAFPVLVDAYLQGKEIEVDCITDGTTTYVPILMEQLERAGVHSGDSTMILPPVSLSATVQSEVERIAQMIGQRMDYKGAYNIQFVLHDDQVYVLEINPRASRTLPIVAKVMGQPILQWAVQAAVGQAVALPTEQTKLNFHAVKTPVFSTLKLQGVDPKTGPVMRSTGETLQWTTDGLALERFIFDETTKRHLTARDIIVAGADTEAFGTGVALDETIDWAQCAIFYSHVTEEKTSREAALAAGVQVLTEPELAQYHLQAVEKSSYAIKPLHTWTEPIKEEVK; translated from the coding sequence TGTCACTCGAAGAAGCAGGAGTACTTGAGCAATACGGTGTCGAACTCCTAGGGACATCGCTTGAGACGATCCGAGACGGAGAAGATCGCGAACGATTCAAGCAAAAGATGATCGAGCTCGCGCAACCGCTCCCGGAAAGTCAAACGATCGAATCGTTAGCAGAGCTTGAAGAATTCATGGCAGTACATGGTGTCCCACTCGTCATCCGACCAGCCTTTACGCTCGGGGGAACGGGCGGTGGAATTGCGCTGACAAAGGACGAAGCACGTCTGCTAGCGCAAAACGGCTTACAAGCAAGTCCGATTTCACAGTGTTTGGTTGAAGTGAGTATTGCTGGTTATAAAGAAGTTGAATATGAAGTCATGCGTGACAGTGCAGATACGACGATCATCGTCTGTAACATGGAAAACATTGATCCCGTCGGTGTCCATACCGGAGACTCTGTCGTCTTTGCACCGATTCAATCGATTTCGGATCGAATGAATCAGCAATTGCGGACGGAAGCGCGTAAAATCGTGTCGCACCTCGGTGTCATCGGTGGATGCAACATCCAGTTTGCGATCCACCCGACGGAAGAACGCTACTTCGTCATTGAAGTCAATCCGCGTGTCAGTCGCTCTTCAGCACTTGCTTCCAAAGCGACGGGATATCCGATTGCGAAATTAGCGACGCGTCTTGCACTCGGTGAGCGACTCGACGACTGTATCAATCCTGTCACAAAGGAGACGATGGCGAGCTTCGAACCGACGATGGATTATATCACGGCAAAAGTGCCTTGTTTCCCGTTCGATCTATTTACTGGCAGTAACCGGACACTTGGTACACAAATGAAGGCGACCGGTGAGAGTATGGCGATGGGGAAGACGCTGGAAGAAGCGTTACAAAAGGCGTGGCGTGGTGCAGGAGTCGAGCAATCGCCTCTTTATCCGACATGGATGAAAACAGCGGAGGCTGGCGTATTGTGGAAAGAAATAAAAGCGCCGACGGACCGTCGTCTGCTCGCGATGTTAGCACTACTAGATCGTCAGGAAACGACCGTCGAAGAACTCGTCGAACAGACGAAAGTACAAGCTTTATTCGTCAAAGTACTCCAGCGCCTCGTCGATCAGCAACAAAAAATTGATTTATCGAATGAAAGTTCTTTAAAACAGACAAAAATGATGGGCTTCACGGACGAACAAATTGCCCTTCTGACGGGTGTCGGTGCTGTAGACATCGAGCACTTACGTAAAGAAAAAGGCATCCTTCCTGTCTATCATATGATTGATACATGTGCAGGAGAGTTCAAGAGTGCAACTCCTTACTTCTACGGAAACTGGAGTGGTCAAACGGAAGTCACTGCATCGACGAAAAAGAAAGTCGCTGTCATCGGTGCGGGACCCATTCGGATCGGTCAAGGAATCGAATTTGATTATTGTTCCGTTCACGCGGTACGTGCACTACAAGCATCCGGTTATGAAACGATCATGATCAACAATAATCCGGAGACCGTCTCGACCGACTTCGAAGTCGCAGATCGCCTATATGTTGAGCCCCTGACACTCGAAGACGTCATGCATGTCCTAGAAGCAGAGGATTGCCAAGATGTATTAGTCCAGTTCGGAGGACAAACGGGGATTGCGCTTGCGTCTGGTTTAGAGACAGCCGGTTATAATCTTCTTGGAACGACGGCAGCTGTCATCGATCAAATGGAAGACCGTGAGCGGTTCTATCAATTTTTAGATGACATCGGAATCGATCGTATTCCAGGACAAGAAGTGGCGACACACGAACAAATGATAGAAGTCGCAACAACGATTGGTTATCCGGTCATGATTCGTCCTTCCTATGTCATCGGAGGTAAAGGGATGCATATCATCCACGATCAAGAGCAATTAGAGACGATCGTTTCCGAATTAGCATTCCCTGTCCTTGTGGATGCCTACCTCCAAGGAAAGGAAATCGAAGTCGATTGCATTACGGATGGAACAACGACGTACGTTCCGATTTTGATGGAGCAATTGGAACGGGCAGGAGTTCACTCTGGAGATTCGACGATGATTCTACCACCTGTATCGCTCAGCGCTACCGTTCAGAGCGAAGTAGAACGAATTGCACAGATGATCGGGCAACGGATGGATTATAAAGGAGCGTACAATATCCAATTCGTCTTGCATGACGATCAGGTCTACGTGCTAGAAATCAATCCGCGTGCCTCCCGCACGTTACCGATCGTCGCCAAAGTAATGGGTCAACCAATCTTGCAGTGGGCAGTCCAAGCTGCTGTCGGTCAAGCGGTCGCACTACCAACAGAACAGACGAAACTTAATTTCCATGCCGTCAAGACCCCTGTTTTTTCAACGCTGAAACTACAAGGAGTCGATCCGAAAACAGGCCCTGTCATGCGTTCGACAGGTGAAACGTTGCAATGGACGACAGACGGACTGGCACTGGAGCGTTTCATTTTCGACGAGACGACGAAACGACATTTGACCGCAAGAGACATCATCGTTGCTGGAGCAGATACCGAGGCATTCGGAACAGGTGTAGCGTTAGATGAAACGATCGACTGGGCACAATGTGCGATTTTCTATTCACACGTGACAGAAGAAAAAACCAGTCGCGAAGCAGCGCTTGCTGCCGGAGTACAAGTTCTGACAGAACCTGAACTAGCACAGTATCATCTACAAGCGGTAGAAAAGTCCTCTTATGCTATTAAGCCACTTCATACATGGACAGAGCCGATCAAGGAGGAAGTAAAATGA
- the argF gene encoding ornithine carbamoyltransferase, producing MKTMQQLQHFLTMAELTPEALTELLALAKDIKHQPSVYQNVLSHKKVALLFEKASTRTRLSFEVGVVELGGHPIVLSGADMQIGRGEPLSDTIQVMSRYVDALMIRTFGHEIVDTLAAHGTIPIINGLTDLHHPCQVLADLLTIEETFGTRAGKILTYIGDGNNMAHSLMIGGALSGMEVRICAPAAYAPDPQVVHEAQAIAKETGGNIIVMTDPKEAASGADVVYTDVFASMGQEEEATMRLQAFEGYQVNDDIMNQANDEAIFLHCLPAHRGEEVTADVIDGKQSVIFDQAENRLHAQKALLVTLLG from the coding sequence ATGAAGACGATGCAACAACTGCAACATTTCTTGACGATGGCGGAACTGACGCCGGAAGCATTGACGGAGCTATTGGCACTCGCGAAAGATATCAAGCATCAACCAAGCGTTTACCAAAACGTATTAAGCCATAAAAAAGTTGCCTTATTGTTTGAAAAGGCATCGACGCGGACACGCCTATCATTTGAAGTGGGTGTTGTCGAACTTGGCGGGCATCCAATCGTACTGAGTGGAGCAGATATGCAAATCGGTCGGGGGGAGCCGCTTTCTGATACGATTCAAGTCATGAGCCGTTACGTCGATGCCCTCATGATCCGGACGTTCGGTCATGAGATCGTCGATACACTTGCGGCACATGGCACGATTCCAATCATTAACGGACTGACGGATTTGCATCATCCGTGCCAAGTCCTTGCTGACTTGCTGACGATCGAAGAGACATTCGGAACCCGGGCTGGAAAGATTTTGACATATATCGGGGACGGGAACAATATGGCGCATTCGCTAATGATTGGTGGAGCGCTCAGTGGAATGGAAGTCCGAATTTGTGCGCCAGCAGCCTATGCTCCTGATCCACAAGTCGTTCATGAGGCACAAGCCATCGCGAAAGAAACCGGTGGAAATATCATCGTCATGACGGACCCTAAGGAAGCAGCGAGTGGTGCGGATGTCGTGTATACGGATGTCTTCGCAAGCATGGGGCAAGAGGAAGAAGCGACGATGCGTCTGCAAGCATTTGAAGGATATCAGGTCAATGACGATATCATGAATCAAGCGAATGATGAAGCCATTTTCTTGCACTGCCTGCCGGCACACCGTGGGGAGGAAGTCACGGCAGACGTCATCGATGGCAAGCAATCTGTCATCTTCGATCAAGCCGAGAATCGTCTCCATGCACAAAAAGCGTTACTCGTCACATTACTTGGATAA
- a CDS encoding MBL fold metallo-hydrolase: protein MIQMKMPGVTIYQSTLMKTTSTLIETPDCLIVVDPGWLPDEIATIRRDVEIVRRERPLYVVYTHAHFDHILGAYAFTDAIVIASKPFIDVDRQEALKAVQDFNDEFYIDSPVLFPDVTHVIHESETILTIGQTKLIFFMTPGHEATHLSFIVMPLHLLVCGDYASDVEIPLIEHDSSEYLTTLELLESFIYEYEVKLLIPGHGHICDVRTEMIERLHQSYDYILALRAGKESDWAPSWQTTPFMKRLHEKNKRQVKQEHEERLARRHYD from the coding sequence ATGATTCAGATGAAAATGCCTGGCGTGACGATTTATCAAAGTACACTTATGAAAACAACCTCAACATTGATCGAGACGCCTGATTGTCTGATTGTCGTCGATCCTGGCTGGCTTCCTGATGAGATTGCAACGATTCGTCGAGACGTTGAAATCGTGCGTCGTGAACGACCATTATATGTCGTCTATACGCATGCTCATTTTGATCATATTTTAGGTGCTTACGCCTTTACGGATGCCATCGTCATCGCTTCTAAACCGTTCATCGATGTCGATCGACAAGAAGCGCTCAAAGCCGTTCAAGACTTTAACGATGAATTTTACATCGACTCCCCCGTGCTATTTCCAGATGTGACGCATGTGATCCATGAGTCTGAAACGATTTTGACGATTGGACAGACGAAGCTGATCTTCTTTATGACGCCCGGTCATGAAGCGACTCACCTTTCCTTCATCGTTATGCCACTTCACTTGTTAGTCTGCGGTGATTATGCTTCCGATGTTGAAATCCCTTTGATTGAACACGATTCCTCTGAATATTTGACGACACTCGAACTACTCGAGTCGTTCATTTATGAATATGAAGTCAAACTCTTGATTCCCGGACACGGTCACATTTGCGATGTCCGAACAGAGATGATTGAACGACTTCATCAGAGCTATGATTATATCCTCGCGCTCCGTGCCGGAAAAGAATCTGACTGGGCACCATCCTGGCAAACGACTCCGTTCATGAAACGTCTGCACGAAAAAAATAAGCGACAAGTCAAACAAGAACACGAGGAACGATTAGCACGGCGTCACTACGATTAA
- a CDS encoding imm11 family protein — translation MNEVRVWSEQPMGKGWEAICHHQFDRHRLLIGEWFHNVGVLAFSINQDADLLPDVLPNTFDLPLVSERVQRVIAAYAPFSVQCLKVHLETKDGVVPYYLLNLLSVSRIEHLHTTDVFRPIPRRRVYFLTERRISDSICPHHLMRDERTHRMFVSAQLARQFERMAVTGIRFEEIQRMEEFK, via the coding sequence GTGAATGAAGTAAGAGTTTGGAGCGAACAGCCGATGGGAAAAGGATGGGAAGCAATTTGTCATCACCAATTCGATCGTCATCGCTTATTGATAGGAGAGTGGTTCCATAACGTAGGTGTACTTGCTTTTTCCATCAATCAAGATGCGGATTTGCTACCGGATGTCCTTCCGAACACATTCGATCTGCCGCTCGTCTCGGAACGTGTGCAGCGAGTCATTGCAGCATATGCGCCCTTTTCTGTACAATGTCTCAAGGTACATCTTGAGACGAAGGACGGAGTGGTTCCGTACTATCTTCTCAATCTCTTATCTGTCAGTCGGATCGAACATTTACATACGACGGATGTATTCCGTCCGATTCCGAGACGGCGCGTCTATTTTTTGACAGAGCGACGAATCAGCGATTCGATATGTCCGCATCATCTTATGCGAGATGAGCGAACACATCGCATGTTCGTCTCTGCTCAACTCGCTCGACAATTCGAGCGTATGGCTGTGACGGGTATTCGCTTTGAAGAGATACAACGAATGGAGGAATTCAAATGA
- a CDS encoding alpha/beta hydrolase — protein sequence MTIDHSHWIASDGYTTTLHSLEAHDSKGVVIVFHGMMEHGARYEEFAEFLYAHHYHTIIADLRCFGTQAAQRGTLGHLEPNQGFNQLMQDAEELVSDIKERYPTLPVFIFGHSFGSLIARRIGQTLGHTVAGIIASGPPTSTGLLGNISEKLVERQINQLSSTHLAERFGQLVFGRYNLRFFPALSKNAWLSSDLQSVMRYDEDPLSGQTVTLGFFHELLHATKLVNALASIYQHPRHLPLLLIAGGDDPVAFDGKGIHHLFDMYNRVRVDAVQLTIYKGLRHELFHEFERIRVFADIASWLNKQVNPAATRSSSRSS from the coding sequence ATGACGATTGATCATTCACACTGGATAGCCTCTGACGGCTATACTACGACATTGCATAGCCTCGAAGCACATGATTCGAAAGGAGTCGTGATCGTCTTTCACGGGATGATGGAGCATGGCGCACGGTATGAGGAATTCGCAGAATTCCTCTATGCTCATCATTACCACACGATCATCGCAGATTTGCGCTGTTTCGGAACTCAAGCTGCACAGCGCGGGACACTCGGTCATCTTGAACCGAATCAAGGTTTTAATCAATTGATGCAGGACGCAGAAGAACTCGTCTCTGACATCAAAGAACGTTACCCGACGTTACCAGTATTCATTTTCGGTCACAGTTTTGGTTCGTTGATCGCTCGCCGGATTGGTCAAACACTCGGTCACACGGTAGCAGGAATCATCGCGAGCGGCCCTCCGACGAGCACAGGTTTACTCGGTAACATCAGCGAAAAGCTCGTCGAACGCCAAATCAATCAGCTTTCTTCTACACATCTTGCTGAACGTTTCGGACAACTGGTCTTCGGACGCTATAATCTACGTTTCTTCCCAGCACTATCGAAAAATGCCTGGCTCTCTTCGGATCTACAATCCGTCATGCGCTATGATGAAGATCCGTTATCCGGTCAAACGGTCACACTCGGGTTCTTCCATGAACTCTTGCACGCAACGAAACTCGTCAACGCACTTGCCTCCATCTATCAGCATCCGCGTCACTTACCACTGTTGCTCATTGCGGGTGGCGATGACCCGGTCGCATTTGACGGCAAAGGTATCCATCATCTGTTCGATATGTATAACCGTGTCCGTGTCGATGCCGTACAGCTGACGATTTATAAAGGGTTACGCCACGAGCTCTTCCATGAGTTCGAACGTATCCGCGTTTTCGCAGATATCGCGAGCTGGTTGAATAAACAAGTCAACCCTGCAGCTACACGCTCATCTTCTCGTTCTTCTTAA
- a CDS encoding formate--tetrahydrofolate ligase: MEKTIRSDLEIAQQTVLRPIREIADRIGLQEEDFDTYGKYKAKLTDGLLNRLATKSDGKLILVTAINPTAAGEGKSTVTVGLGQALHRANHKTMICLREPSLGPTMGLKGGACGGGYSQVLPMEEINLHFTGDMHAITSAHNTISALLDNHLHQGNILGIDPRRIVWKRVLDLNDRALRQVTIGLGGPAHGVPRQDGFDITVASEIMAVLCLSDSITDLERRLSRIVVAYTYDQQPVTVKDIQASGAATLLLKDAFRPNLVQTVEGTPALIHGGPFANIAHGCNSLIATQTALKLSDYVVTEAGFGADLGAEKFFNIKSRIGKLHPDAVVIVATVRALKMHGGVDRTQLSEENLAALTDGLALLEKHVETMNLFGVPAVVALNRFFTDTEAERNMILTWCQERNIRVAESEVFSKGGAGGEALVAEVMQALEEPSQFRPLYPDELPLRQKIERIAKRVYGAADVHFEDKALRELERCTEMGLNHLPICMAKTPFSLTDDPARYGRVEDFTITVREIRPSIGAGFIVALTGNVLTMPGLPAVPAAFHMGVSEDGQVFGLS, translated from the coding sequence ATGGAAAAGACCATTCGTTCTGACTTAGAAATCGCACAACAAACTGTCTTACGCCCGATTCGAGAAATCGCGGATCGGATTGGTTTGCAAGAAGAAGATTTTGATACGTACGGAAAGTATAAAGCGAAGTTGACAGACGGGCTGCTGAACCGGCTGGCAACGAAATCTGACGGCAAACTGATTCTTGTCACTGCTATCAATCCAACGGCTGCCGGTGAAGGGAAATCAACCGTCACTGTCGGACTCGGACAAGCACTACACCGAGCAAACCATAAGACGATGATTTGTTTACGGGAACCCTCACTTGGTCCGACGATGGGATTAAAAGGTGGTGCGTGTGGTGGTGGCTATAGCCAAGTCCTGCCGATGGAGGAGATCAATCTCCATTTCACAGGTGATATGCATGCGATCACATCTGCTCATAATACAATCAGTGCCTTGCTCGACAATCACCTGCATCAAGGCAACATTCTTGGCATTGATCCACGCCGTATCGTCTGGAAACGTGTGCTTGATTTAAACGACCGTGCCTTGCGCCAAGTTACGATTGGTCTCGGCGGTCCTGCACATGGCGTTCCGCGTCAAGATGGCTTCGATATCACGGTCGCTTCCGAAATCATGGCTGTCCTCTGTCTATCAGACTCTATCACGGATCTCGAACGACGCCTGAGCCGCATTGTCGTTGCGTATACGTACGATCAACAGCCGGTTACGGTCAAGGATATTCAAGCATCAGGAGCTGCAACGTTACTTCTAAAAGATGCATTCCGCCCAAACCTCGTTCAGACCGTCGAAGGAACACCGGCATTGATTCATGGCGGACCGTTCGCGAACATCGCACACGGCTGCAACTCTTTGATTGCTACACAAACCGCGTTGAAGTTAAGTGACTACGTTGTCACAGAAGCAGGATTCGGCGCTGACTTAGGAGCTGAGAAATTCTTCAATATCAAATCTCGGATTGGCAAACTCCATCCGGATGCCGTCGTCATCGTCGCTACGGTTCGTGCCTTGAAGATGCATGGTGGTGTAGACAGAACACAACTCAGCGAAGAAAACCTCGCTGCCTTAACGGATGGTCTTGCTTTACTTGAAAAACACGTTGAGACGATGAACTTGTTCGGTGTCCCTGCCGTCGTTGCCTTGAACCGTTTCTTCACCGATACGGAAGCCGAGCGGAACATGATTTTGACATGGTGCCAGGAACGAAATATTCGTGTGGCGGAAAGCGAAGTCTTCAGTAAAGGCGGTGCCGGCGGTGAAGCACTCGTCGCGGAAGTCATGCAAGCACTTGAGGAACCAAGCCAGTTCCGTCCACTGTACCCTGACGAGTTGCCGCTTCGTCAAAAGATCGAACGTATCGCAAAACGTGTCTATGGCGCAGCCGACGTTCATTTTGAAGACAAAGCCCTCCGCGAACTCGAACGGTGTACGGAGATGGGATTGAATCATTTACCGATTTGTATGGCAAAAACGCCATTTTCTTTAACCGATGACCCCGCTCGGTATGGTCGTGTCGAAGACTTCACGATTACAGTTCGTGAAATCCGACCATCGATTGGTGCAGGATTCATCGTTGCATTGACTGGGAATGTATTAACGATGCCGGGATTACCCGCGGTTCCTGCTGCCTTCCATATGGGCGTTTCGGAAGACGGACAGGTATTCGGACTTTCTTAA
- a CDS encoding carbohydrate ABC transporter permease, whose protein sequence is MTSGQKKWKRGLDFWLFVGPVFLVFAVIVLVPFFNGVMYSFTDWNGVTGELNWIGFDNYVRLFTSDEQFQQSFWLTTKYTVVAVVLTNVVGFILAFLLTQNIRTRNFLRTIFFMPNLIGGLILGFVWQFIYVKGFASIGELTGWSIFELPWLGDARTGFWGIVIVSIWQGGGYIMVIYIAALQNVPQELIEAAKIDGANRISTLRNITLPLIMPSVTICLFLTISWSFKLFDTNLSLTNGGPFKSTEMLALNIYKESFTNNNLGLGSAKAIIFFVVVAAITVTQVYLTKKREVEA, encoded by the coding sequence ATGACATCTGGACAAAAGAAGTGGAAACGCGGTCTTGATTTTTGGCTCTTCGTCGGACCGGTCTTTCTTGTATTCGCAGTGATCGTGCTTGTACCGTTTTTCAATGGCGTCATGTATTCGTTCACGGACTGGAATGGTGTAACAGGAGAATTAAATTGGATCGGCTTTGATAACTATGTCCGTCTCTTTACGAGTGACGAGCAGTTTCAGCAGTCATTTTGGTTGACGACGAAATATACGGTCGTCGCCGTCGTCTTAACGAATGTCGTCGGTTTCATCTTGGCGTTCTTATTGACACAAAATATTCGCACACGTAATTTCTTACGGACAATATTCTTTATGCCGAACTTAATCGGTGGATTGATTCTCGGATTCGTCTGGCAGTTCATCTATGTCAAAGGCTTTGCATCAATCGGTGAATTGACAGGGTGGAGCATATTTGAACTTCCATGGTTAGGAGATGCCCGAACAGGGTTCTGGGGTATCGTCATCGTTTCAATTTGGCAAGGTGGCGGTTACATCATGGTCATCTATATCGCGGCTCTACAAAACGTTCCTCAAGAGCTGATTGAAGCAGCAAAAATCGATGGTGCCAATCGTATATCGACGTTACGGAACATTACGTTGCCACTGATCATGCCGTCCGTCACGATTTGTCTGTTCTTAACGATTTCGTGGTCCTTCAAGTTATTCGATACGAACTTGTCACTAACGAATGGTGGACCCTTCAAATCGACCGAAATGCTTGCTTTAAACATTTACAAGGAATCGTTTACGAATAATAATCTTGGACTCGGTTCAGCGAAAGCAATCATCTTCTTCGTTGTTGTTGCGGCGATTACAGTCACTCAAGTCTATCTGACGAAAAAACGGGAGGTGGAAGCATGA
- a CDS encoding carbohydrate ABC transporter permease, whose protein sequence is MSTAQPLPTPQEEKPKRSKKARGRYSLRLGTVELAALLMGLLYMIPFYYVVSNSFKTQGDIFTNTSGLPKEWMTSNYSEAWEAMNFGKVFLNSVIITVGANAVIIIFCSMAAWKLVRTKTRLSTIIFFLFVAAMIIPFQSIMIPLSKLSGDLGLQNSYWGLILMYLGFGSGLSIFLYHGFMKSIPEEIEEAAIIDGCSQWGVFWRIVFPLLKPITVTIIILNTLWIWNDFLLPSLMLRDVDLRTIPLATFYFFGQYTKQWDLALAGLVLGIIPLLLFFFALQKQIIQGITSGSIK, encoded by the coding sequence ATGAGTACGGCACAACCGTTACCTACTCCACAAGAGGAGAAACCAAAGCGCTCTAAAAAGGCGAGAGGTCGTTATTCACTCCGTCTTGGAACGGTCGAACTAGCAGCCTTATTGATGGGGCTTCTGTATATGATTCCGTTTTATTACGTCGTCTCGAATTCATTCAAGACGCAGGGAGATATCTTTACGAACACATCGGGTCTACCAAAGGAATGGATGACTTCCAACTATTCAGAAGCATGGGAAGCCATGAACTTCGGAAAAGTCTTTTTAAACTCCGTCATCATTACAGTCGGTGCTAATGCGGTCATCATCATCTTTTGTTCGATGGCAGCCTGGAAGCTTGTCCGTACGAAAACACGTTTGTCGACGATCATCTTCTTCTTGTTCGTTGCTGCGATGATCATTCCATTCCAATCAATCATGATTCCTTTATCGAAACTGTCTGGGGATCTTGGATTACAGAATAGTTATTGGGGACTGATTTTGATGTACCTTGGTTTTGGTTCTGGACTATCGATCTTCCTGTATCATGGTTTCATGAAGTCGATTCCTGAAGAAATCGAGGAGGCAGCAATCATTGATGGTTGTTCACAATGGGGTGTGTTCTGGCGCATCGTCTTCCCATTGCTCAAGCCGATTACAGTGACGATCATCATCTTGAACACGCTGTGGATTTGGAACGATTTCTTATTACCCTCGCTCATGTTACGAGATGTCGATTTACGGACGATTCCTCTCGCGACGTTTTACTTCTTCGGACAGTATACAAAACAATGGGACTTGGCTCTTGCCGGACTCGTGCTTGGGATCATTCCGTTGTTGCTATTCTTCTTCGCCCTGCAAAAACAGATCATTCAAGGGATTACAAGTGGATCAATCAAATAA
- the asnA gene encoding aspartate--ammonia ligase, with protein MTTLVSMKHTQEAITLVKKRFEERFSTTLGLTRVEAPLFVESTLGVNDHLNGVERIIRFDALDHTTDLEIVQSLAKWKRQALHTYGFEAGEGLYTLMHAIRRDEILDATHSIHVDQWDWERVITKEQRTSAYLKETVQAIYATIRQVEQEVEAEYGISAILPETIHFMTTQELEDAYPTLSTKERETEVTKAYGAVFLMQIGGALASGEKHDGRAADYDDWTLNGDILVHHPEIGAFELSSMGIRVDREALLKQTSIAQEEDKLAFPFHQGVLEERLPLTMGGGIGQSRMAMFLLKKRHIGEVQASVWSEETRKSLQAEGIHLL; from the coding sequence ATGACAACACTCGTATCGATGAAACACACACAGGAAGCAATCACACTCGTAAAGAAACGCTTTGAGGAACGCTTTTCGACGACACTCGGATTAACACGTGTTGAAGCACCATTGTTCGTAGAGAGCACACTCGGCGTCAACGACCATCTCAACGGCGTAGAGCGCATCATCCGCTTTGATGCACTAGATCACACGACAGATCTTGAAATCGTCCAATCCCTTGCGAAATGGAAACGTCAAGCGCTTCACACATACGGATTCGAAGCTGGAGAAGGATTATACACATTGATGCATGCGATTCGTCGTGATGAGATACTTGATGCGACACATTCCATCCACGTCGACCAGTGGGATTGGGAACGGGTCATTACGAAAGAACAACGGACGAGTGCCTATCTAAAAGAAACGGTACAAGCGATTTATGCAACGATTCGCCAAGTCGAGCAAGAAGTGGAAGCAGAGTATGGCATTTCAGCGATCTTACCAGAAACGATTCATTTCATGACAACACAAGAACTAGAGGATGCCTATCCAACGCTTTCAACAAAAGAACGTGAAACAGAGGTCACGAAGGCATACGGTGCTGTTTTCTTGATGCAGATTGGTGGCGCGCTTGCTTCGGGAGAGAAGCATGATGGTCGAGCGGCAGATTACGACGATTGGACACTCAACGGTGACATCTTAGTACATCACCCAGAAATCGGAGCATTTGAATTGTCTTCAATGGGAATTCGTGTTGACCGTGAAGCGCTATTAAAACAGACGTCCATCGCTCAAGAAGAGGATAAATTGGCTTTCCCGTTCCATCAAGGTGTGCTCGAAGAGCGTCTGCCGTTAACGATGGGTGGAGGGATTGGTCAATCACGTATGGCGATGTTCTTATTGAAGAAACGTCATATCGGCGAAGTCCAAGCTTCTGTCTGGTCGGAAGAGACTCGTAAAAGTCTTCAAGCTGAAGGTATTCACTTGCTCTAA